The Agreia sp. COWG nucleotide sequence TCGACGGAACCGTCCCCCTGCGCTCCTACGCCGTGATCGGCGACGGGCGCACGGTCGCCCTGGTGGCGGAGGACGGCGGGGTCGACTGGTTTCCCGTGCCCAACATGGATTCCGCGCCGGTCTTCGGGCGGCTGCTCGATGCCCGAGAGGGCGGCGCTATCGAGCTCGCACCCGTCGGGGAGTATTCGGTCACGCGCCGCTACCTCGAGGGCAGCAACGTGCTCGAGACGACATTCGAGACTGCAAAGGGTGTCGCCCGCGTGACGGACGCGCTCGTCACGGGCATCGCGGGTCGCCTCCCCTGGGCCGAGCTCGCGCGGCGGGTCGACGGCGTCAGCGGCAGCGTGCGATTTCGGTGGCGTGTCTCCCCCGGCACCTGCCTCCGCACGGCGTCACCGTGGAAACATGAGACCGTGCATGGCGCCGTCGTGCGGGTCGACGGCGTGACCATCGCCGTGCGCGGGATCGATCACGGCCCTCGCGGCGGTGGAGATGCGGGCTTCGCAGGCTCCTTCACCACGACCAGGAAATCCCGCCACCTCATCACGGTGGTGGGAACGTCGAACGAGCCGTTGCACCTGCCCGATCCTCTCGCCGTAGACCGCGGAGTGGACCGTACCGTCGAGAATTGGCAGTTCTGGTCACGCGAGTTCAGCTATGACGGACCCTGGCCCGAGGCCGTGCACCGCAGTGCGCTCGCGCTGAAGCTATTGATCTACAGCCCGAGCGGCGCCATCGCGGCGGCGGGCACCACGTCGCTTCCCGAGAATCCACGAGGCGGTAAGAACTGGGACTATCGCTTCGCGTGGGTGCGCGATGTCGCATACACGCTGCACGCCCTCATCCGCTTCGGCCTGCGCGAAGAGACCCAGGCTGCGGTCGCCTGGCTGCTCACGACCATCCGCCAGCACGGGCCGGAGCTGCACATCTTCTACACGCTCGACGGCTCCCTTCCCGACGGCGTCACGAAGCACGACGCGCCGGGCTGGAACGGCGCCCAGCCCGTGGTCTCCGGCAATCCGGCATCGGGTCAGCTTCAGCTCGGGGTGTATGGCGATCTCTTCGATGTGATGCGCCTGTACGTCTCGGCCGGAAACGTCCTGGACGCGGAGACCGGGCGTCTTTTGGCGTCGATCGCTGACCGGGCATCGGACGCCTGGCGGCGACGCGACGCCGGAATGTGGGAGCTCGAGGACGAGCAGCATTACACGTCGTCGAAGATGGGCTGCTGGCAGGCGCTGG carries:
- a CDS encoding glycoside hydrolase family 15 protein, which encodes MTIRIDGTVPLRSYAVIGDGRTVALVAEDGGVDWFPVPNMDSAPVFGRLLDAREGGAIELAPVGEYSVTRRYLEGSNVLETTFETAKGVARVTDALVTGIAGRLPWAELARRVDGVSGSVRFRWRVSPGTCLRTASPWKHETVHGAVVRVDGVTIAVRGIDHGPRGGGDAGFAGSFTTTRKSRHLITVVGTSNEPLHLPDPLAVDRGVDRTVENWQFWSREFSYDGPWPEAVHRSALALKLLIYSPSGAIAAAGTTSLPENPRGGKNWDYRFAWVRDVAYTLHALIRFGLREETQAAVAWLLTTIRQHGPELHIFYTLDGSLPDGVTKHDAPGWNGAQPVVSGNPASGQLQLGVYGDLFDVMRLYVSAGNVLDAETGRLLASIADRASDAWRRRDAGMWELEDEQHYTSSKMGCWQALDAAVELCEKGQIPGNPDRWKAEREHIREWIDENCWSEDLQSYVAYPGTDELDASVLLHGPSGFDRGDRMSSTIDALRRELGRGPLMYRYSGVDAEEGAFVACSFWLASALACVGRADEAAILMDELIPLANDVGLYSEMIDPHDMSFLGNLPQALSHLALVNAAITIEELTGRS